Proteins found in one Micropterus dolomieu isolate WLL.071019.BEF.003 ecotype Adirondacks linkage group LG10, ASM2129224v1, whole genome shotgun sequence genomic segment:
- the LOC123977534 gene encoding pteroicidin-alpha-like — translation MKCITLFLVLSLVVLMAEPGEGFIHHIFNGIANVGRMIHGIVTGRHGMREQQELDRQEQAAFD, via the exons ATGAAGTGCATCACGCTCTTTCTTGTGTTGTCGCTGGTCGTCCTCATGGCTGAACCTGGGGAGGGTTTTATTCACCACATTTTCAACGGAATTGCCAATG TCGGGAGGATGATCCATGG GATTGTCACCGGGAGACACGGCATGAGAGAGCAGCAAGAGCTAGACAGACAAGAGCAGGCAGCTTTTGACTAG